DNA from Megachile rotundata isolate GNS110a chromosome 8, iyMegRotu1, whole genome shotgun sequence:
CTCGTTTAAAAATTGAGGAGACTAAAAGTCTATCTACCAAAACAGTACCTGAGCACGATTCTAATACTAGAACACAAAATAAAACGACCTATCAACCAACAAGATTCGCTACTACTGCTCAACCACATAAAGTAGCGAACAAATTACCTTTGGATACTAACAAGAAAAGCAAagagaataatattaatttattgagtCAACGGCTGGAGACCGGCAGATCCGGAATCAGTATTGTAGACATAAATGATATGCCAAGTACAAGTAAAGGGATTCCTAATCCACCCATCCCAAAAAGGAAAGAAATACCTGATCCAGTTATTAATTGGCCTCGTATTTTATCTGCTATATCAAAAGATAGTCCTTTGCCCTTGAAAAAATTGTGTATAATGGATGAAGTTGAAATTACAGCTGGAAAACCATCGACCATCACTCAAAACATGAAGACAAATGAACCTCTGGATAGAAGGAAAGAAAGCAGCAATTTGGGCCTCAATGAAGATATGAAATGTGGAATTTATATAAAAGACGAAGTAGATCTATCCTTTGAAACTGAAGAAGATACAGAAATGGACCCGTTAGAAGTCGAAGAGGTTGAAAATGATACTTCAGAAAATATTATGGGCCCTTCTCAAGCATACTCTGT
Protein-coding regions in this window:
- the LOC100879002 gene encoding uncharacterized protein LOC100879002, producing the protein MREETVLSLKWHSFPSHLAVSLDTCYEKQQFVDLSLVCKDGTILKCHKMVLANSSSFFRRLLMANEHPHPMIILHDIEADDLKTIINFMYCGEIQVVQSEVRRLLKLAEILEVTGLRHIQTSVLVGESNNMSYEASTVSRLKIEETKSLSTKTVPEHDSNTRTQNKTTYQPTRFATTAQPHKVANKLPLDTNKKSKENNINLLSQRLETGRSGISIVDINDMPSTSKGIPNPPIPKRKEIPDPVINWPRILSAISKDSPLPLKKLCIMDEVEITAGKPSTITQNMKTNEPLDRRKESSNLGLNEDMKCGIYIKDEVDLSFETEEDTEMDPLEVEEVENDTSENIMGPSQAYSVTNMEHAYYNTGSLPEFPTRKGSNG